The Pongo pygmaeus isolate AG05252 chromosome 11, NHGRI_mPonPyg2-v2.0_pri, whole genome shotgun sequence genome includes a region encoding these proteins:
- the LOC129031207 gene encoding small cysteine and glycine repeat-containing protein 9-like: MGCCGCGSCGGCGGGCGGGRGGGCGGDCGSCTTCRCYRVGCCSSCCPCCRGCCGGCCSTPVICCCRRTCNSCGYGCGKGCCQQKCCCQKQCCC, encoded by the coding sequence ATGGGTTGCTGTGGTTGTGGAAGTTgtggtggctgtggtggtggctgtggtggtggccgtggtggtggctgtggtggTGACTGTGGCAGCTGCACCACCTGCAGGTGCTACCGGGTGGGCTGCTGTTCCAGCTGCTGCCCCTGCTGCCGCGGCTGCTGTGGGGGCTGCTGTAGCACGCCCGTGATCTGCTGTTGCCGCCGCACCTGCAACTCATGTGGCTATGGCTGTGGGAAGGGCTGTTGCCAACAGAAATGCTGCTGCCAGAAGCAATGCTGCTGCTAG
- the SCYGR6 gene encoding small cysteine and glycine repeat-containing protein 6 has translation MGCCGCGGCGGGCGGCGGGCGGGCGSCTTCRCYRVGCCSSCCPCCRGCCGGCCSTPVICCCRRTCSSYGSGCGCGKGCYQQKGCCQQKCCCKKQCCC, from the coding sequence ATGGGTTGCTGTGGTTGTGGTGGCTGCGGTGGTGGCTGCGGTGGCTGCGgtggtggctgtggtggtggcTGTGGCAGCTGCACCACCTGCAGGTGTTACCGGGTGGGCTGCTGCTCCAGCTGCTGCCCCTGCTGCCGCGGCTGCTGTGGGGGCTGCTGCAGCACGCCCGTGATCTGCTGCTGCCGCCGCACCTGCAGCTCATATGgcagtggctgtggctgtgggaaGGGCTGTTACCAGCAGAAGGGCTGCTGTCAGCAGAAGTGCTGCTGCAAGAAGCAATGCTGCTGCTAG